The genomic region ACGGGCGTTTTATCCCTGAGTGGACTTATTTAGCGTGAGTGTGAGAAagagctgctgtttctgctgacTGACGCTGTTTAGCGGCTGCGCTCTCTGTGTTCAGCCGCAGGATCGAGTCACAGTCCGACGgtaagaaagaaggaaaagctGCCTACATGGCGTTTGCCGTTGTGCTCGTGTTAACTTGTGTGTTAAATAATTACACTTAAAAGTgagctttgtgttgttgttggaccacgtgtgtgttcgtgtgtttttgttatttcagtTAGTAGTTGTGGAAACCGTGATTGACAAGCGCTCgtgagtgagtgggtgggtgGAGGAGTTGGGTTGTCTCCTCAGTGCTGGGTTTACTGCAGGATTCTGGGTAAAAATGACCACTGAGTTAACGTCATTGTCAGGTTAAATGTAAAACTCTTGCGCAGTGACTCCTGTTGTCGTGTTTCCACTCGTGTCTTTGCTGTTGTGAGTCCTCACCATAGTAACAAAGCAGACCCACCCCAGCTCTAATCATTGTGTCATAGTTCACCACTTGGCAGCCACAGCTAAATAATAATATGCTGTTGTTTTGACGGGTTTTATGAGCACAAGGGCAGTGCAATAAATTGGTAACTATtctttttatgcatttattttctttctatcagtggcggttgctggtctttgaaacagggaaagctcatttcaggcccacttatttatacataaattgtTACATACATTCTGCAAccaaacaactagaacaaggtaaattatgtaaaactgaaaggctttaatagtgtttttatttacagtgtatatgtacaaaaatGATCTATATCACCGAGCAAATAACCCACaacgaccagctatttgtctacagacttccctcgctAAAAAATTctcacaggactgaggcagaataGGCTCCTCTATCGTATATGATCCTCCAATCATCAAGCAGAAACCCACCGTCCGcgccccgcccactgctccatcgacttccagagaagctgagcttctgtgaAAGTGATGTTTTgacgcatttgtccaatcaccgtcaAGCTCACCACAATGAAAAACACCTGTTCTGTatcgtcccatagagaacagttgaagctgagcttctctATAATCTATAGTTCAATAACAATGTATAGCGTGATATGATTTTTTTCAGTATCTATCATTATAACAAAGGCTCAGAATGGATATGTTTTTATACAGCGTGCAAATACACGGtaacaaaacacataaatgcCCCAGAAGTGTGAAAGGTCTCTAAAGCTGGGGGAAACACTATAAGATACTTTGCCCcattttacccacaattcacagTTGTGCAGAGTCTGCATGGAAATCTGTCAGTGTTTGAGGGTAACAGACTCGACCTGGCCTCAGTCACAGtcaatcaaatgtgttttttgagttGACTCTGGACCAGcgctccctgtgaccctcatgtggaggataaagcattagaagatggatgggtggatggatgttttttttgcccATATAGTATTAATAGCAATATGTCAAAGGCTCAATGTGCAGCCTGTATATTGAGATGAAAACCGTACACTGAATGAGACGTTGCACTgtaaacagccttttctgattGTCTTAACCCAAATGAGGTGGCACATAAGAAATAAGAAAGTGAATACTTACTGTTTACTGTTTGCTCGATTAGTGGAATATGCACTTATGGATTTCTTATCTCAgccacattacacacacaactTAATTGGATATAACGCATTAACAATTAAATTATAGACAACAGCGGACCTAACCTGATTTTATTATCAGACTATGCTCTCAGCAAAtcacttttatctcataatctATCATGTCGTATCAAGAATAAGGTCAACAGTTGGGTTATTGTAGTCCATGAAACATCTGtcacaaaacatttagattcGTATGTAACATCTTatagtgtgtttgcacaatgcaTAAACATTGTTGAACTTGAGCTCTCCTGCTCCTTATGAACATGCAGTAATCATATGTTAAAAAAGGGGGATGTTTCACTGTGCTTTGTGTTGTGGGTGTTGCATGAtcggaaaaaaaatcattactattgaagaaaataatttggtgacagttattgttattgtttatctCTCAGCCCGACAcacattgctgctgctgctgcttgctcACGGCGAAGTTATTTTACAGCCACACACTGACGTAAAGCTTGACTGTCCTATTGAGCTCTGAACTCAGATATCCATTGTGAGGGAGACATAATGTCGAGTGGTGCAGAGTTACCAGCAAACACCATGAATATTTCATGGCTGTGTCATTCCTTCACAGGTGATCTCTTCCACCAGCTAAATCAAGGCTTCCCACAGCCACCTGGTGTCGAGAGAGAAAGTATATCAAACACAAATGgctaaaacagtgtttttgttgaaaatgCCAGAAGAATAATGTCAGCCTTAGTGTGATTTATCACTCTGCTGCTTTGGAgacagtttatgtttgtgtgactgaatatgtttttttaagttggATATTTCCAAAGCTTGTTAACAGATGCCAGCAGTTTGTTAAGACTTTGAatttacagttattttggtTGCTTTgattagtcttttttttccctcaatttAGCAGCCAGTTTTCATGTCATAGTTCATAGTTTATAACCTGCTGAGAGACTAAGACACACATTgattactcacatttaagaaggtagAGCTATTCGTTTTTGGTTGAAATTATTAATCAACTCTTTTAACAAtctaaaataatgaattaatgaaataattacTTTGACTTTATAATTTGGTTGATTTGACTGGGTTTTTCATGTATATGGAGTATTGTGTATGAATGCCGTCTCCTCCTAAAAGATAACCCTCCTGTGACCTTATGTAACCTCCCCtgtttctctatttttttttaccaactttGATGAACACAAGATCCACTTATAGTATGGGTTTTAAACAGATATTGATTAAACAGACACGTTTTAATCAACActggggctgaacaatttttaaaaaattgtgatTTGAATTGCCAAATAATTTCAAGACGGGTGGACTTTAATGAGGGATGAGAACTTGAATATATGAATCATGGTCATATTGACCTTTCCACGCCATCATGTGTTTTGTGACTCATTCAAATACTTGAGGCACTTGATAACAGCTAATCTCTGtccattttcttctttgtcaaactgtttttcccttttgttaTGAAGACAAACATGTCCACAAAACTTCAGCAAGTCATCATCACCAGATGTGGCTGCTGTGTGAAACGTCCCTTCATGTGGCTGCTTGTTTAAAGCCCATTAGCAAAGAACCACTGGCTCTTCCTGCACAGCCGGAGGAGATGAGACGTAAAGTCAGAGCTCCTCTGCAGTATGACAGTATTTTAAGATTTATTCAGGCAGTATTTTTCTTTACAGTAAAGGCCTGTAAATGTGTGAGTTTGATGATTGTAAGGGTTTTCTTTTCCTGTGGTTTGGTTGTTGATTGTTTTAAACAAAGATGCTTTTGATTCTCCACTTATTTATGACTGCTGCTGTGGGGGCTCTGCCTAACTCTTTTCACACCATACATTTACAAAGTAATATACCTGTCTCTCCAACACTCCAACACACGGGCGTTAATCATAAATGCCGTGTGTGAGGAATGTGGTCAATAAGTGATTATGTAATTAagcaattactaaattaattgtcaactattttgacaattgattgatttttttttttaaataattaaaacaggctTTCTGATTTtctagcttcttaaatgtgaatgttttctggtttctttgctccatataacaacaTTTTATGGGAGAGTCTGTCTGGTGATGTGCACACACGGAATCTCAGTGAGTCTCAGTAGGCTGTGAATAATGGTCATTCTAATGTGATTACATGTAAAGGTTCAGGTCCCAAGTCTGTGTTTTGGATCTGATCAGCCTCACCTTGTCTCTGGTGATCACACTGTTGTGTGGCTGACGTTTCTTTGTACCTTCACAGCAGAATTAAGTGGGAAATAGGCAGaacagttgttgttgctgttataGCAGCAGCGGGTGTCTGCGTGTTAACCTGTTTCTTGGCTTCCTCCATGAGTGACTGAGCTCAGCTGTGTCCCATGTTTCAGATTAGCCCTGCCCTCATCCACTGACTCTGAGAGTTAACAGGCAGCATGGCAGCTATGTGGCAATGGTCGTCTCTGGCAGCATTTCTCACAGGCTCAGCACAAAGTACTGCCTTAAATTCACAcactattttggattaaaaGAATAGCTCAGCATTTTTAGCATTCCTTCAGAATGGTATTAATCTTCACTGCCTTCTACCTCAGCTAAAAGTGAGTACATTTCCCACActacttaaaggtccagtgtgtaatatttagtgaCATGttatggtgagactgcagattgtaacaaatagACAACTCTTCTGCTCACCTCTCGTTTTCTAATGTCGGGGAACCATGGCGGCCTTCGCATACCCGAGAGGATGTTGTTCTTGatcattttataaaaatatgaaattattCTCTTGTCTGTTTGTCCTTTTTAAGtggctgtagaaacatgacagcGCAAGATGatggcctccataaagcaaggcccccTAGCCTGAAGTATTTATCCATTTTTCATGGAATAATGACAAATGTGCCGTGTCTTAACAACAGTGACCAACAGGAACTTGAAAGTTGTCTCAAGTAAGGATTCTGTGTCTACATGGCTGAAGGTTGTCAGGATATTTTGGTCTTTTGTAGATGAGAAAACTGCCCCCAAAGTGTTGTGAAAATCATAGAGATTGCAGCTAAATCTAGTAAAACCGCTTGTGAAGTGAACTGGAATGTAGGTTTCAAGTTGTGTTTATGGAGCCTGCTATTTGTCCTCTGTCACAGGATAGTTGACATGAAGTGGTAAATCTATTGTGCTGGAGAgtatacatgtttatacaatgTCAATCTATTTTGACCTGAAAATTCAACATATTAGAAATAAGTGCAGTCACGTGAAGGCACAGGTAAAGTGATATAGTTTCCAGTGGAATGGAAAGTTTTTTGTTACGTCGGTttaaaacagagcagagaaactCGCACATCCACACCCAAGCAAATATTTGACGCAGATGAGCCCAAGAGgcatttgttctgttttccctttaaaaacaaaacaaaactctaGGTTGTGAGTTGGTTCATGTCCCTGTTGGCATTAAAGCTTCTTTAAAGAACTCGATTTTGTATCAGAAACTCTTCTTTTCATCCAATTGGCTAATTACACATCTCTGTGATAAACATCTCTCAACTTCACAGACATACCATATCATCTATCCTCCGCTCCACATGCAAGCATGGCTTTTTATCAGCGAGTTAGATGCGATTCAAACGAGTTACAGAGGAAGTAGAAGGAGCAGAGATAGGATATACCCACACTAAACACGTTCTTATCACTGAGAGAAGCCCATTGTCATGCAGGGATAGGCTGAAGGCTCGTCATACCAACATGAAAGTAGGACTGATGTCACCAGCCCGCACTGTGTACATACAATGAGGTCATTTAGCCCGTGAGGGTCGGAAGACAACACTATAGAGAAACTATAGAGTTTCAGGAAGAGGATAGAATCTTCAGTGGAGGACACACGGAAGGTTGTAATGATCCACACAGTTTATACACAAGTCACACACTTTTTTGAAGCTGATTTGGAAATACATATACTTAGCCATGGTAGTGGTCTTGATTAACTAATCGGGGACAAAATGTCATTGTCCACAGAGGATAATATGTGTCCCGAGGTCTGACTTTTCTTACTTTCTAACTTTCCAGTAAGGCTGAGaatcttgtgtttgtttctcagtgaGTATGGGATGTTTTGCtatgaaaatgtgttcttttactTGATGTCCCCCTGAGGATTGCTGCTTTGAGTGAAATGTCCTGACACGTATCAGATTATTTGTAATTGCAGTAGGAACGTTTGTGCTCGCCTCAGGAATATTTGGGTTTTGGCTGAATTTTAAAGGTATGTTAGTCTCTGACTAAATACCCACAACATTAAAGACATTCCCATTAACCTCAGGTAGTGAAGTTGTTTGCAGCACTTATTAGAAAATGTTGCTAACACTTAGACGACCCAACATTAGTTTGTTAGCACTGGTATTTTGAGCctgttttccatccatccattactactgctttatcctccacatgaggtccCTTGGTTGACCTGATATTTTGCCAGTGTTAACTCAAAGATGCTTTATTGTTGCGTATGTCTAATAAAACAAGGTAAACCTTTtatgcaaaagaaaataaatctggATATTTATCAGACACTGTATAACAATATAGGGGTAGTTTAACTGTTTCACTGAACATTAATGCTTAAATATTTTCCCTAGATCCAagtaagttttgtttttgtgtctcaatTTGACCAAACCATGACTATTTCATGAGCTAATCTAGATGTTTTATTGTTACCATGACGATAAAGGTCTGGTATACCTGCTGCCACGGGGATGACACCTCTTCAGGTGATGCTGCTCTGGGTCTAGTTGGGGTAAACAACCTGTAGTCGCTAAAGCTTTAGGACTCATGGGTGTACACATAATGTGTAGTACACAAACGCAATGACTCATGAAAGTTAAGTATGATGTCACACTAGGATGATGCTCTTTCCTCTGTCCATGTTTAGCTGTATCTGCTCCCACAGAGCTGCGACATTTGAAGTTATCTGCCTTTTGGAGCTCAGTGtatgaaaatgcatgtttttcttttcatatcgCCCTACAATTAACTCAAAACGAAGGGTTACTCAACGTAACCCCGGTTCTTTGATAACAGAGTGaggtgtttcactatgggatatcgccttggcatgaccaaccagggaagctccaatggcaccacgtctgtcagtgacagacaggtcgaGCTGTGCTGGGGCACCGCCCCCTTCATACTATCACAGCCGACCCGCCCCTCAAAATCATTCAAGACCGGTTTCTTTCCGTGCCTAATGCAAGAAGGGGCGTGTGGTGAAACACCTCACTCTGTTATCAAAGAACCGGGGTTACGTTGAGTAACCCTTCGTTCTTTTTCTAACTTCGTTcggtgtttcactatgggagATATAGACCACTCCCGGATTGCATATGACTCCCGAAGCCTAACTACCACAAAAGGTTGAGTGACAACATCACTCCAACCCCGGAGCACCGGCACCGAGCACCACTTGGGCCAAAGAAGGACCAGAGACATCTAGCCTGTAAAACTTGACAAAGGTGTGAGGCGTAGCCCAGCTCGCCGCAGCACAAATATCCTGAACAGACACCCCTCTAAACAGAGCCCAGGAAGCAGCTATACTCCTGGTGGAATGAGCACGCAAACCCTGGGGCGGCAGCAAACCTTTGCAACTGTACGCCACAGAAATGGCCTCCACAATCCAGTGAGACAGCCTCTGGCGGGACAATGGCTTGCCCTTATGGGTAGTGGACCAGGAAACAAACAGCTGGTCAGTACGCCTGAAATCTGCCGTCCTACTCACGTAGGACTGCAGAGCCCTCACCGGACACAAAGTGTTAAGCCTCTGCTCCTCCGTCGAGGAGAATGGAGGCGGGTGAAAAGCCAGCAACTCTACTGTGGGACACCTGTAAGCCGACTCCACCACCTTAGGCACAAAAGCCGGATTGGGCCGCAAGCAAACCTTGGAGAGTCCCGGACcgaactgtagacaggaagggCGGATAGACAACGCCTGAAGGTCGCTCACGCGCTTCGCCGTAGACAAAGCCAAAAGCAGAACCGttttcagagacacaaacttcatcCCCACAGCCTCCAAAGGCTCAAAGGGATGCTGAGAAAGGGCATCCAGCACCACCAGAAGGTCCCACAGTGGAACCAGGTGCCTAGAAACTGGGAGCTTTCGACGTGCACCTTTCATAAAGCGACAAACCAGGGGGTGCTGTCCCACCGGTTTATCACCAAAACCCACGTGACATGCTGAGATGGCAGCGAGGTACACTTTTACTGTGGAAAAAGCTCTTCCTTTATCCACCAGCTCctgtagaaaacacaacaggtcCACAACTGAACACTGAAAAGGGACTGTGAGTCTAGACTCACACCATTCCTCGAAAACCCGCCATTTACAGCCGTACAAAGCACGGGTGGAGGAAGCCCTTGCACTCTGAATGGTGTCTATAACCTGCGGAGGCAGTCCTGCTGCGTCCAAATTAAACCTCTCACGGGCCAGGCCCAGAGCGCCACGCGGTCTGGGTGGGGGTGGTAAATCTCCCCGCGTGCCTGGGACAGGAGGTCTCTGCGTATGGGCAGAGGCCAGGGGTCGCCCGCCAACATCTGAACTATTTCCGCCACCCAGTGTTTGGACGGCCATCTTGGCGCCACCAGTATGAGAGACAGATTCTGCTCCCTCACCCTGGCCAGGGTGGGGGAAATCAGACTGAGGGGAGGGAATGCGTAGAGCAGCACGTTTGGCCAAGGGTGAGCCAGAGCATCCACACCGAGAGGTGCAGTGATGTCcgacagggagaaaaacagcggACAGCGGGCGTTTTCCTGCGAGGCGAAGAGATCTACGGCGGCTCGGCCGTATCTCTTCCAAATCTGGTCCACAACCTGCGGGTGCAGAGACCATTCCCCGTACAGAGGATTCCCACGAGACATCAAGTCCGCCCCTCTGTTCAGAACTCCCGGCACATGTGTCGCCCTGAGTGAGAGGAGCCTGGTGCTGCTCCACAGTATCATCTCCCGAGCCAACTTGTGTAACCGTAGTGAGCGAGTGCCTCCCTGACGGTTGACATAGGCTACCACAGTGGAGTTGTCTGTTTTCACCAGAACATGACGGCCTCGGAGAAATTGCAGGAAGTGTTTCAGCGCTAGAAACACTGCCCAGAGCTCCAAAACATTTATGTGAATCTGGGCCATTTCTGGACCCCAGGAGCCATTCACCGCTCTGCCTGACATCGTTGCTCCCCACCCTGACAGGGAAGCGTCCGTTGTCATGGTAACCCTGGACGTCACCGTCCCCAGCGGGACCCCCGTGGTGAACGCCCCTGCGTTCCTCCACTGACGGAGAGACTTCACACAGGTCCGAGTCACTTTCACTCTGCGGTTGAGGTGACGGCGCGGGCACAGGTGCAAAGCTGCAACCCACCGCTGAAAATCTCTCATCATCAACAGACCTAAATGCACTACAGCTATCACTGATGCCATCAGGCCGAGCAGACGTAGGCATAGTCGAAACGACACGACTCTCCCCatctgaaagagggagagacactgtGTGAGAGATTTTATTCTCCCGTCTGATAGCGTGACGCGATATGACAGGGAGTTTATTTTCAGACCCAGATACTCCGCACACTGTACGGGCTCTATCTGACTTTTCGTCCAGTTTATACTGAACCCAAGATCCCTGAGATGATTTATCACCACAGCAGAATCCATGACCGCCTGCTCGTGCGAGCCAGCGCATATCAGATAATCGTCTATGTACGAAAAAATTCTGATGCCTTTGCTCCGTAATGGAGACAGAGCCCCCTCCACACACTTGCTGAATACCCTCGGAGCTAACGACAGCCCGAATGGGACAGTTTGATACTCGTAGGTTTTGCCTTGGAAAGCGAACCTGAGATATTTTCTGTGTGCAGGGTGAATGGCGATGTGAAAATACGCGTCCGAGAGGTCGATCGTTACAAACCAATCTCTCTGACGGATAGAGCGACAGAGCACTTTGTGTGTCAACATCCTGAATGTGTATTTCCGTAGGTGTTTGTTTAGCACACGGAGATCTAGGATGGGGCGAAGGGCTGTGCTTGCCTTCTTGGGAATGAGGAAGTACCGGGAGTAGAAACCCTGTTGTGACTCCGCGGCCGTGACAGCTCTGATAGCTCGTTTGCTCAGTAAAGACGTTATTTCGTCTTCCAAAACCCGTGCAGCGTCCCCCTTGGCCACTGAAACTAACACACCGTTGAACCTGGGTGGTTTCATGGCAAATTGAAGTCTGTATCCGTGAGATACAGTGGATAGAATCCATGGGTGAACTGCGCATGCGCGCCACCTGTCCGCTCTGACAGAGAGAGGTCCTGTGTCGAGCTGTGGTGACGTCACCCCCACGACTCGGTGAGAATCGTGTCTCGCCAGTGGAGCgtgagctccctctggtggcGAGGGGGGTGcatgacattgatttatttttgtgttttttattttgcatctcGCCCTTGGCTTTGTGCCTGGCTgcgaaaatgctgtttttatttgcaacagGTTTGGACAGGGTGGAAGTGTTTGGTGACACATTAACTTGGAGAACCCCTGTGTCTTCTCCCCGTGGGCCTGCCACATGGGAGACTGAACAAGGAGCCCTGGAGAACAAACAACAGCCAGGGTTCCTGAACCACACATGACGGGGTCCTGGTGGTCCCCCTCCATGACTCTTAACTTGACCGGAGGGGGAGATGGAGAAGCTGGGGTTGTTAGGACGCCCGCTTCTTCTTTCCGTCAGTGGGGTGAGACGGGCGGTTCTTTGCTGCGACCGCTGCAAAGGAGTGTTTGCCCCACGGTCTCTGGGCGTCAGACCTGGGCTGCTGGTTGCCCTGCTGACCAGTCTGCCTCTGAGGGCGGGCACTGCTCTGACGTCTCCTCACTGCGGCAGCTGAGGCTGCAAAGGTGGGCTTGGCGGCCTGAGGGGGGCGAGGGGCTTGTCTCCTGGGCAGACAGAGATCAAAGGCTTCTCCCTCCTGCTTTCTGAGGGTGCTGGTTTCCCTCATCCTCTCCAGAGCTGGGCCAAACAGACCTTTGGTGGGGTCGTATGCGGCATCCATCACATCCGCCTTCTGTGCATCACTCAGGCTCGAGTGGTTCAGCCACAGGGCCCTCTCTCCTGAGACAGCGAGGCCCATAACTCGGCCACtgccctgcactgctccccgTGAGGAGCGCAGGATGAGATCATTCACCACACAGATCTCGTCCCAAAGAGCTGGGTTTGGTGCTCCAGAGTCCAATTGGCGGCCCATCTCCTCCAAAATCTCAGCCAGGTACGCAGACAGCAGTGTAACTGCATTCAGAGAACAGACTGACTGAGCTGCATATTTATACATCCTCTGGAAGATGGAAGATGTGACGCGTTCCATCTTACTAGGCAGAGCGATGTTAGAGGAGGCCGAGACAGAGCGGCGATCAGGGTGAAGGTGGTGGGCTACTGAAGACTCCACCACTGGGGGTTCGGACAGCCCCAGTTCCTTCATCCCATGGATCTCCAGTTTAGAACATCCTTTGGTGGGGAGCTTGTTCTTAAAGGGACAGGACCAAAAACGGCTCATTTCCCTCATGCACGCAGGCACGGCTGGAAGGAGCTGTTTGGCTGGTGGTTGAGCTGGTGGAAGTCTCTTACCATCATAAAGGTCCCTCTCAGTGCCACCTGCGTCCTGAACTGCAGGCCACTGTATGCCCAGCTTAGAAGCAGCTCGTTTACAGACCTCGTAAAGGCTGCTGTCAGCTGGAGGAGCGACATCAGATGCACTGGAGGGGCGAGAAGGCACTGGAAAAGTGgcatcgtcctcgtcctcctccataTCATCCAAGTTGAGAATGTCTGAGTTGGCATAGCCCTCAGCATCCTCCTCTGGCTCTACGCCAGGGAGCTCCTCAAAGAGTGGCGGCATGTCTGTGTattcctcctccatcatatCCGCCCAGCTCGTGGTAGCTCGCGGTACATGGGGAGTTTTAGCCACAGCGGTTTCTCCCGACAGACATGGGTCCTGAGAATTAGCGACCGCCACTCTCAGTCTCCTCTCCAAAATTTTCTCTGGCATATCCGCGCAGTGTGGACACGACTGCGGGTCAGCCAGAGACGCCTGTGCGTGTTTAGCACCCATGCACGTAATACACATGGGATGAGGGT from Solea senegalensis isolate Sse05_10M linkage group LG6, IFAPA_SoseM_1, whole genome shotgun sequence harbors:
- the LOC122770988 gene encoding uncharacterized protein LOC122770988, giving the protein MPTSARPDGISDSCSAFRSVDDERFSAVGCSFAPVPAPSPQPQSESDSDLCEVSPSVEERRGVHHGGPAGDGDVQGYHDNGRFPVRVGSNDVRQSGEWLLGSRNGPDSHKCFGALGSVSSAETLPAISPRPSCSGENRQLHCGSLCQPSGRHSLTTVTQVGSGDDTVEQHQAPLTQGDTCAGSSEQRGGLDVSWESSVRGMVSAPAGCGPDLEEIRPSRRRSLRLAGKRPLSAVFLPVGHHCTSRCGCSGSPLAKRAALRIPSPQSDFPHPGQGEGAESVSHTGGAKMAVQTLGGGNSSDVGGRPLASAHTQRPPVPGTRGDLPPPPRPRGALGLARERFNLDAAGLPPQVIDTIQSARASSTRALYGCKWRVFEEWCESRLTVPFQCSVVDLLCFLQELVDKGRAFSTVKVYLAAISACHVGFGDKPVGQHPLVCRFMKGARRKLPVSRHLVPLWDLLVVLDALSQHPFEPLEAVGMKFVSLKTVLLLALSTAKRVSDLQALSIRPSCLQFGPGLSKVCLRPNPAFVPKVVESAYRCPTVELLAFHPPPFSSTEEQRLNTLCPVRALQSYVSRTADFRRTDQLFVSWSTTHKGKPLSRQRLSHWIVEAISVAYSCKGLLPPQGLRAHSTRSIAASWALFRGVSVQDICAAASWATPHTFVKFYRLDVSGPSLAQVVLGAGAPGLE